One stretch of Schlesneria sp. DSM 10557 DNA includes these proteins:
- a CDS encoding M48 family metallopeptidase, with protein MTLRASPLSSKQKARILEAVEKKVPLPPVTHKYVMGLALTAAAVLLLPLLYFAMMVLLAGLIFATVRYADHILPGWPALLRGTLVGLVVLLGTGLLLALLKPFLARTAAIKRPRALRKEAEPFLFEYINRLCDALGAPRPTAIHITCDLNAAAEIRRRWTGGGIRRGISLYIGLPLVAGMNLQQFTGILAHELGHFTQQTAMWLENMVRRTNHWLFRVAYERDAVDERLMQLSSMGGLAAICSLAILAMIWVSRWILYAFAMAGIAISCLMSREMEFNADRCEVRMVGAKALASAMRRLRELDVAQQTSLRDISAFYDEGRLPDDIIALSVANAGFITPRVKSKIHEMMTQQKSSLLDTHPSDRDRILAAERDGSPGQFPREISGEKFPATILFDRFREISKGVTEQFYRDSLNDKFSQRLIHPVEKMLQRQTEEINAGKALRRYFQTEIPLLRPLPIAPQSTDAPENPDEIVSHLKRARERMIEELLTYQRISPRYRYAEEVLFDTIAAQTLLQAQVPFPPAQYRLTDASAPAVETKLERARDGVTVLAGKMLAFETEAGDRLSFALQLLHVPDLVEKISDGENLWYEVDDLLPQAQYVSRLIGELPSLRTTTHRLMTLWEHCASRELSPRVLKLLQTQLTTLKSRLETIQQEMGNQLYPFDHARADITLRDYALPHVPEEQDLGGLIDVAYQMQSRLTTIQLRLFARLARAAEKIEDAAGMPALPEPESGDDV; from the coding sequence ATGACACTTCGAGCTTCGCCCCTCTCGTCTAAGCAGAAAGCGCGCATCCTCGAAGCCGTCGAGAAAAAAGTCCCACTCCCGCCGGTAACGCACAAATATGTGATGGGCCTGGCGCTCACTGCTGCAGCGGTTCTGCTGTTACCTCTGCTTTACTTCGCGATGATGGTCCTGCTGGCGGGACTGATATTCGCCACCGTGCGGTATGCCGATCACATTCTTCCGGGTTGGCCCGCTCTCTTACGGGGAACCCTGGTCGGACTGGTTGTCTTATTGGGAACGGGCCTGCTACTGGCATTACTGAAGCCCTTTTTGGCCCGAACTGCCGCAATCAAGCGACCTCGCGCCCTGAGGAAAGAAGCGGAGCCCTTTCTCTTTGAATACATCAACCGGCTTTGCGACGCACTGGGGGCACCTCGCCCGACCGCCATTCACATTACATGTGACCTGAATGCCGCCGCAGAAATCCGCCGTCGCTGGACCGGTGGTGGAATTCGCCGGGGAATTTCTCTTTACATCGGACTGCCGCTGGTCGCTGGAATGAACCTGCAGCAGTTTACCGGAATCCTCGCTCATGAGTTGGGCCATTTCACGCAACAAACGGCAATGTGGCTCGAGAACATGGTCCGCCGCACGAATCACTGGCTGTTCAGGGTTGCGTACGAACGGGACGCCGTCGATGAGCGGTTGATGCAGCTATCTTCCATGGGGGGGCTTGCTGCCATCTGTTCGCTGGCGATTCTTGCGATGATCTGGGTCTCCCGCTGGATTCTGTACGCGTTTGCGATGGCCGGAATTGCGATTAGCTGCCTGATGTCGCGTGAGATGGAATTCAACGCCGACCGTTGCGAAGTCCGAATGGTCGGAGCAAAGGCTCTCGCCTCTGCCATGCGCAGGCTGCGTGAGCTGGATGTCGCACAGCAGACGTCACTTCGCGACATCTCGGCCTTCTACGACGAAGGACGACTTCCAGACGACATCATTGCCCTGTCTGTCGCCAACGCGGGATTTATTACTCCTCGAGTGAAATCAAAGATTCATGAGATGATGACCCAGCAGAAATCATCACTGCTGGACACCCACCCCTCCGATCGCGATCGCATCCTGGCCGCAGAGAGAGACGGCTCTCCGGGCCAGTTTCCGCGTGAGATCAGTGGGGAAAAGTTTCCCGCAACGATCTTGTTCGATCGCTTTCGGGAAATCTCTAAAGGAGTGACCGAGCAATTCTATCGTGACTCCCTCAATGACAAATTCTCTCAGCGACTGATCCACCCGGTGGAGAAAATGCTGCAGCGACAGACCGAAGAAATCAACGCCGGCAAGGCGCTGCGACGCTACTTTCAAACCGAAATTCCCCTCCTTCGTCCGCTGCCGATCGCACCCCAATCGACAGACGCCCCCGAGAATCCGGACGAGATTGTCAGTCATTTGAAGCGAGCCCGCGAGCGAATGATTGAAGAACTGCTCACGTATCAGCGCATCTCACCCCGGTACCGTTATGCGGAAGAGGTCCTGTTTGACACGATCGCGGCCCAGACGCTGCTTCAGGCCCAGGTTCCGTTTCCTCCCGCCCAGTATCGCCTGACAGACGCATCTGCACCCGCCGTTGAGACGAAACTGGAGCGCGCTCGCGATGGCGTCACGGTACTCGCCGGAAAAATGCTCGCTTTTGAAACCGAAGCAGGTGACCGCCTGTCATTCGCACTGCAACTGCTTCACGTCCCTGATCTTGTCGAGAAAATCAGCGACGGTGAAAACCTGTGGTATGAAGTCGATGACCTGCTTCCGCAGGCACAATACGTCAGCCGACTCATTGGTGAACTGCCATCGCTGCGAACCACGACTCACCGCCTGATGACTCTGTGGGAGCACTGTGCATCACGGGAACTCAGCCCGCGTGTCCTGAAGTTGCTTCAAACTCAACTGACGACCCTCAAATCGCGACTTGAGACAATCCAGCAGGAGATGGGAAATCAACTCTACCCATTCGATCATGCCCGTGCAGACATCACCCTGCGTGATTACGCACTGCCTCATGTTCCGGAAGAACAGGATCTGGGTGGACTGATTGATGTCGCTTATCAAATGCAGTCACGACTGACGACGATTCAGCTACGCCTGTTCGCCCGGTTGGCGCGAGCCGCGGAAAAAATCGAAGACGCGGCAGGAATGCCCGCACTGCCAGAACCGGAATCAGGCGATGACGTCTGA
- a CDS encoding sugar phosphate isomerase/epimerase family protein — MQLGFVSAILPECSLKEVARLARTYGFSCVELMCWPPSKAERRYAGVTHVDVTDFSSAQADEVKGIISDAGVAISGLGYYPNPLAPDLAEAERYVEHIRKVIKATSLLGLTRFNTFVGRDWTKSVDDNWPRFIDTWKPLVKFAEDHGVRIGIENCPMLFSKDEWPGGKNLATTPAIWRRMFDDIPSLNFGLNYDPSHMIWQQMDYLKPIREFADRLVHVHAKDVRIDRHKLDEVGILAHPNQYHTPKLPGLGDVNWGQFFGTLGDVGYRGPVCVEVEDRAYEESLDARKASLKQSAVYLRNFIRDQGSLD, encoded by the coding sequence ATGCAGCTTGGTTTTGTCAGTGCAATCCTTCCTGAATGTTCTCTGAAAGAAGTCGCCAGGCTCGCGAGGACTTACGGTTTTTCCTGCGTCGAGCTGATGTGCTGGCCCCCCAGCAAAGCCGAGCGGCGCTACGCCGGGGTGACGCACGTCGATGTGACCGACTTCTCGTCCGCTCAGGCCGACGAAGTGAAGGGGATCATAAGCGACGCAGGGGTCGCGATCAGTGGCCTGGGATACTATCCGAACCCACTCGCACCGGACCTCGCGGAAGCCGAACGGTACGTCGAGCACATTCGGAAGGTGATTAAAGCGACCTCGCTGCTCGGCTTAACCCGCTTCAACACCTTCGTGGGGCGCGACTGGACGAAGTCCGTCGACGATAACTGGCCCCGGTTCATCGACACTTGGAAACCACTGGTCAAATTCGCAGAAGATCACGGTGTTCGCATTGGGATCGAAAACTGTCCCATGCTCTTCTCAAAGGATGAATGGCCCGGGGGCAAGAACCTCGCCACAACACCGGCGATCTGGAGACGGATGTTCGATGACATTCCCAGCCTGAACTTTGGCCTGAATTACGATCCGTCCCACATGATCTGGCAGCAGATGGACTACCTGAAGCCGATTCGTGAATTCGCCGACCGGCTGGTCCATGTGCACGCGAAAGACGTCCGCATCGATCGGCATAAACTTGATGAAGTGGGAATTCTGGCGCATCCAAACCAGTACCACACCCCCAAGCTGCCCGGGTTGGGAGACGTCAACTGGGGCCAGTTCTTTGGCACACTCGGTGACGTCGGTTATCGCGGCCCTGTCTGTGTCGAAGTAGAAGATCGGGCCTACGAAGAATCTCTCGACGCCCGCAAGGCGTCTCTCAAGCAAAGCGCAGTCTACCTGCGAAACTTTATTCGGGATCAGGGGTCCCTCGACTGA